One Callospermophilus lateralis isolate mCalLat2 chromosome 13, mCalLat2.hap1, whole genome shotgun sequence genomic window, GAGCAGCTCCAACTGCTAGAGATGGGGAGCCAGTTTACTCCCTTGTCTATCGACAAAGAGGCCTTCAGAAACCTGCCCAATCTTAGGATCTTGGATCTGGGTAAAAGTCAGGTGGACTTCTTGCATCCAGATGCTTTCCAGGGACTGGCCCATCTCTTTGAACTGAGACTGTTTGCCTGTGGTCTCTCTGATGTTGTACTACAAGATGGTTATTTCAGAAATTTAACTTCTTTAATTCGCTTAGACCTGTCCTATAATCAAATTGGGAGCCTTTACCTTCATCCTTCGTTTCAGGAGCTGAATTCCTTAAAGTCCATAGATTTTTCCTTCAATCAGATATCCATCTTATGTGAAGAGGAGCTCAAGCCGCTCCAAGGGAAAATGCTGTCTCTTTTCAGACTCAAAGCAACTTACCTGTACATCAGAGTCTCAGTGGACTGGGAGAAATGCATGAACCCATTCAGAAATATACGGCTGGAAACCCTTGATGTTTCTAGTAACGGCTGGACTGTGGCTATCACAGGAAACTTCAGCAACGCCATCAGGGGAAGCCAGATTTCCTCTTTGATTCTCACCTACCATATTATGGGTTCTGGGTTTGGCTTCCAAAACCTCAAAGACCCTGACGAGAACACATTTACCGGCCTGGAGACAAGCTCAGTAAAACGCCTGGATCTGTCCCACGGGTACATCTTCTCCCTGAATCCCCGACTCTTTAAGACACTCAAGGACTTGAAAGTTCTGGACCTTTCCTACAACAAGATAAACCGGATTGCAGAGAAAGCCTTTTATGGACTTGAGAACCTCCAAATACTCAATATATCATGTAACCTTCTGGGGGAACTCTATAATTCCAACTTCGAGGGGCTACGTCGCGTAGCCTACATCGATCTCCAAAAGAATCACATTGGAATAATTCAGGACCAGACCTTCAGATTCCTAAAAGAATTGCATACCTTAGATCTCAGGGACAACGCTCTTAAAACCATTTCTTTTATTCCAGACTTACTTACCGTCTTCTTAGGCGGCAACAAACTGGTGACTTTGCCAAACGTTAACTTTAAAGCCAACTTCATCCACTTAGCAGAGAACAAGCTAGAAAATCTGGCTGACCTCTACGAACTTCTCCGGATATCTCAGCTCCAAACTCTCATTTTAAATCAAAATCGCTTTTCCTCTTGCAGCCCAAGCCACGCCCCTTCGGCGAATCGCAACTTAAAACAACTTTtccttggagaaaatatgttgcaaCTTGTCTGGGAAACTGGGTTCTGCTGGGACGTTTTTAAGGGGCTCTCCCAACTCCAGATTCTGTATCTGAATAATAACTATCTTAATTTCCTTCCCCCTGGAGTATTTAGCGATCTGACAGCATTGAGGGGACTGAGCCTCAACTCCAACAGGCTGACAGTTCTCCCTTCTGGCAGTTTACCTGCTAATTTAGAGATCCTGGATATATCCAGAAACCATCTCCTGTCTCCTGATCCTGGTTTATTTGCATCCCTTAGTATGTTGGACATAACTCATAACGAGTTCATCTGTGAGTGTGAACTCCGCACCTTTATCAGTTGGCTCAATCAAACCAACGTCACTCTATTGGGATCTCCTGCAGACATCAACTGCATGTATCCTAACTCGCTCTTAGGGGTTTCCCTCTACTCCGTTTCCATGGAAGACTGTGATGAAGAGGAAGTCTTCAAGTCCCTAAAGTTTTCTCTTTACATCTTATTCATTGTCACTTTGACTCTGTTCCTCGTGAGTGTTCTCATAGTCGCAAAGTTCCGGGGATTTTGTTTCATCTGTTATAAGACAGCCCAGAGACTACTGTTCCATGACCGTCCGCAGAGAATAGAATCTGATAGGTACAGATACGATGCCTATTTATGCTTCAGTAGCAAAGACTTTGAGTGGGTACAGAATGCTTTGCTTAAACACCTGGACACTCAGTACAGTGACCGAAATAGATTTCACCTGTGCTTtgaagaaagagactttgtcccGGGGGAAAACCACATCACCAACATCCAAGCTGCCATCTGGAGCAGCAGAAAGATCATCTGTCTTGTGAGCAGACACTTCCTTAGGGACGGGTGGTGCCTGGAAGCCTTCAGTTACGCCCAGAGCAGGTGCCTCTCTGACCTCAGCAGTGTCCTTATCATGGTGGTGGTTGGGTCCCTGTCCCAGTACCAGTTGATGAAACACCAGTCAATCAGAGGATTCATACAGAAGCAGCAGTACTTGAGGTGGCCAGAAGATCTCCAAGACGTGGGCTGGTTTCTCAATAAACTCTCTCAGTACatcctaaagaaagaaaaaggaaagaaagaagatagTCGCATTCAGTTGCGATCGATAGCAACCGTCTCTTAGTCCAAAGAACAGCTTGCAATTCATCCCAGGCCGTAAGGAACGCTTGACTTTGTATTTGCACAAAGTGACCATTTGGGGGCTCTTTCTGGAGGTCTTGTTCCTACTATAAAAACATCAATCTCTTGGCTCTCATGTCAACACCATGTTTGTCTCACTGACCTCCAAGTGGAAAATAATATCTGGAAAATTGCAACTGCCCCTAGAGGTTCCCATTCACCATTGATTTCCTTTCAGACCCAATAATACTGTTCTCTCCTGTTGTATAGACTACAGAATGTCCCCTAGTCATGGAAAGGGCACCTTGGAAAAAGTTACAGGTGGCTTCATGGTTTCGCAGTGGAAGTTCAAGAATGGTCTGGTCTGTGATTCTGATAACTGTGTGTTCTGCAAAACAATACTAAATAGAACTGAGACCTCTTTCCTTCTTTGGCTTTAGGAACATCAACAGTGCTGGATGCAGGTCACATTTTATCTTGGGGATAAAAGATGGTCCCAAGGAACCTTCAACTCCTCTGAGTCTAACCCTTGTGAACCATGCCATTTTGCACGTGACTCCTCTTTCGGCCTGATGCTCGGGACCTACCATGTTAGCACCAACCTACCTCTTGAACTTCCCTTCCTGCCGGTAACACCTCATTCATCAACTCCGTAAGCTGTTGTAGGAAGAATATGGACTTTATACACAGATCCTGGATCAAATTTTGATTCTGCTGCTGGTTAGTTGGGTCACTTTGAGTATGGTACACCCTTGCTGGGCCTGCTTTCTTGCCTGTGGACATCACAGTTACTAGGAAAATTATATTAATTAAGAATGTCAGGACTTCTCAGATCTTTTCCTTAGTTTTCCTTATGGCCACAAGAGATGAAACACACTGAATGGCCTCTGGGGGCAGTTGCAGTGTCTTTGAATTTGTAATTTTTGCCCTAAAAGGAATCTACATGTATTTCACATTctaattctttttttgtgtgtgtgtgtttcttaatATAGAAGCATGTTTCTACAAAAGCATTAATAAAATTTTTAGCCAAAGAACATGTGTCATATTTACCTGTTAGCTTCACTTTCAGCCTCTTCCACATCCGACATACCGTATGTTGCAGTCGTGTCAATCACTGCAGCTCAAGGAGTGCTCTTGGGCTTAGGACTCAGCACTCCCAAGTGTCACTCCCTTCCCCTCACGGTGCATCCCAGTCCTCACCTCTTTAACACACGCATTTATACGTACACACAGGCTGTTCTCATCCTGGCTTCTTTGGAACTCCTCTTATCCACGAGACAGAGCTCACTCTGCACCCAGTGATGGACTTGTCCTTATGAAAGCCACGAGCACCACACCCTGTTCTTCCTTTCTGGACTGTTTTCCCAGGTCTTTCCATACATGTTCTTCAAAATCAAGGTCATGAAGCCTCTGGGGATCCCTCCAACCCAGAGTCCTCTCTCCTGTGAAAACTCCTGGCGCTTTATCAGTTCATTTTAAACTAGCACCTTCTACTTCCTGCCTTTGAGAGTTGTGAGCCTGCCTGGCCACCTACCCCTCTGGACTACAAACCCTGTGACACATCTTCCATGTCTCCCCGTCACTGGCCGTAACAGATCACATGAAGTTTCGGGCCTTCACCAGAGTCCCCCACCAGCACATCTTGTCTGAGCGTCCTCCTCCGCTGAATTCCTTCTCCCCACCTTGGTCTTTTGGTAAATTTCCTAGCCGAGCGTGACTTCCCATTCATCCTGGCCCCATAGATTTCTGTCACTAAGACGTGACACTTTTGCCAGTGTGTTTCATATGTGTGAGCTTGGCACTCAGGACCGTGAGGTCCTGATGGCAGGACCTTGTCTTGTTCATCTGTGTATCCCAGATCCAGGATGATGCCTGGGTCATAGGATGTGCTTAATGTACTGTGATGTCCACCCTTACGTCAGCACCTGCTGCTATCAGTCTGTGGGGAGGGGCCAGGAAGGGAGAGGCCATGAGAATTGGAAGTCCACGGAGGTGCAGAATGGCAGGGTGAAGCGAGAGGAGACCATAGGCTCTAAGTACCAACTCAAGTCCCAAGCATGGATGGGCTAGAATGGAGGGATAGAGAGGTGAGGAAGGGAAACAACCCATGTAAATCTGCAGGGGATAAAGTCCTCTTGAACCTGGTTCTAAGAAATACAGTAAAACAGAACCAAATCTCTGCTGCCAGAAACAGTTACAAAAACAAGTCAAAAAGATTGTTAGAAGGCCAACTCAGTCCTACCTGTCACCTGTGCTCATCAACCATCATTCTCCCCAAGCCGCAGGAGCAGGGGCAGCCATGAGGCTGAGAGGGGTCCTCATCTGCACCTCTTGTAAGGCAAGTCTCTTGAGGAAAGGAGGTTGCTAGTGTTGGATGGGGAGTGGGGCTTGGGAGGGAGTAGTGCTATACCAGGGACCCCCTCCCTTGCTTTGGGTGACCATCACCAAACCTCAGACACGTAAAATTACAAATGCAAATGTATTCATAGAACAGTAAGTCGGAACACAGATATGTCTTGGCATAGGAAAGAGGTCTATCTCACAGCCTTTCCTGATCCTCATGTTTAAGAACATAACTACCAGGTAATCTACCTAATGAAATATGTTCAACAAGCAAGCACCTTTTGTCACTTCTATGCAGAGTTCCTAGGAGACCTGCTCACCATACATCCTAGCCACTATTGCATTCAACAAGCCCCTCCAGTTTATTCCAGAACTTCTGTTCTTTTCATTTGTCATTTCTTCCATCACCAGCACCTGGACTTCTTTTTGAGGCCATTTTCCCAAGTCTTTCTCACTCTGTAAGAGTTGCTACTCATATGCCAAGAGGAGGGTCGAGCACAGCCGTGTTGAGAAGTGAGAGCCTGGGGGAGGGGCGGTCAGAGAGACCCTTCTTGCTGGGCAGTTGTTCCTCACTCACTTCACAGCCATTCAAAGTCAGGTCTCAGTAAACAGATTTCTGTCATGATAGcaaatacctgagacaatcagcttataaagagaaaaggtgtaATTCCACTTGCAGTCTCTTGAGGTTCCAGTCCATGGTCAGTCAgccccattgctttggggcctgtagtgaggcagcacatcatggcagggagcATGTGATGGATCAAGGTTACTCACCTCATGGCTGGAAAgcaaaaaggagaagaagaagaaggggctGAGGTCCCTAGTCCCTTTGGTGAGTACACCTCTAGTAACCTGAAGACTTCCCAGTAGGCCCTGCCCCTCAAAGCTTCCCTCACCTCCCAAGAGCATCACTGTGGAAATATGGGAGGGAATCTCTGGGGAACACTCAAGATCTAAACTATAGCATTCATCGTGCACAGTCCATTGGAGTCATGCCAAAATAGTAGGAACTGCTGCAGTGCAATCTAAGAATGCCCAGAGCTtttcaggtttgaagttgatattattctgGAAAATTTAGAATAGTGATTGgggctgctgaaaacttcaaagagaATCTCCCTCATCACCCCAAATACAAGGGACTTTGAAAAGTCCTTGCCAATCACATGCACCTGCAATAAATAGTATTTCAAATAGTCTTAATATAAAGTAAAATGAGTGTGACTTAAAGTTTTAAATCATGCAATGAAATAGCTCTATTTGAAGGATAAGAGACTGTGGTGTGCACATGTAAGATAGTTACATGTTCATCTACTGCAATAAGCAATCAATATAAAGAGTTTATAATGTTAAACCAAGAAATAACATTctaaatgcatattttaaaacatagaaTGACAGAAGAAAACACTAGATGGATTAATGGTGAATATCTGAGGGGTCCTGATTAGTTCTTCCGTGGGGAACATCTAGAAAGGCTGGAGAAATTAATTTTTAGAATCTATTTAAAGGCATTGGAGAGCTGCAAAATAGTAACTAAAGCCAAGATCCAAGAGAATAAAATTAAGAGAGATGGACCCATTAATTAGAAGAGAGCATCAATGAGTGAAAAGGCAAACCATAGCATGGGAGAAGATATTTGTAAAACATTTATCTGAAAAAGACTCATAATGCAAATATGAAAACATGTTTACAAGCCAATAAGGAAAAGACAGCAGAAAAGAAAACTGGGCAAGATATTGAAGATTTTACAAAAGAATATTCAATGCCCAACACAGAAATGAAAAGATATTCAAGTTCACTtagtcatcagagaaatgcaaattaaaattacattataaccaggcctgtaatcccagccactcaagagcctgaggcaggattgcACGTTAAAGGCCAATCtggcaacttaaaaataaaaataaaatgagctggagatgtagctccgtggtggagcacccctgagttcaattcctagtaattaagataaaataaaatgacatatTGTCATACCACTACAAACCCACCAGACTGGCTAAAATTAAGGGGGCTGACAGTATCAAATAGTGGAAAAGACAAAGAACAATTGAAACTCTCCTGTGTTACTAGGAATTGGCACACTTTTAAAAACAGTTTGCATTATCTATGGAAGTTGAATTCACACATGTCCTATCATGCTGCAGTTTTACtcacagatatatatttacacaccAGGTGTGTGCACACCATTCGCATGTGCACCAAAAGACACATAAAACATCTTAGAATCATTATATGTAGGAGCCAGCGTTGGAAACATCCCTTGTGTTCATTATCCATACAATGGATAAGTTGTGTAATTGAAAACTAGACAGAAATGAAAACCAATTAGGGCGAATTGTAAAAACATGAgtgcatctcacaaaaatgtaaagTCATAATGATGCATAATGATTATACACTGAGTGCTTCGATTTTCAGAAACTTCAAAAAGGCAAAACCCATCTATGATAATGAAGATAATGGTCCCCTTTGGAAAGTGCTGGAGGGGACTTGTGAGATACtggttattttccatttcttgaTGGAAAATAAAATGAGTGATGGTCATTGGGTGTATGCACTTAGTGGTGTTGCATTTTATCTGCACCCATTAATTTGTTCACTTATCTGTAAGGTCTTATTcttcaatttaaaaacaaaaattttaagaagCAGGCAGATTTCGGGGGTTGTTGTTGAAGGAATAGAAGACATGTAGTAGACCGATTCATGTAGAACTAATGGGACATGCTCCCTGAACACCTTATTTTTGCAAAATGAGTTTTTTCTTGCTCTCCCaaccaaagaaaaaaaacacaaaggatTATGATGGGGACCAAGGGAGAttaggaggaggggcagagggctGCAGACTTTCAGTATGGGTCTTTTGTATTATTTGATGTTTAACTCTGTACATGCATTTCATTAACCACTGTTAAAATAGGCAAAAGTACATATGTGCTTACATAAAATTGAGATGATAACTTCTGTCCATGGCAGCAGCGAATATAGATAGGATTAGCcagaatttgaaaatgaatccacaaagaaaacaaaattacttCAGCAGATGGATATGTATGCAAACAAGATATATGTTTtgcttggttttatttttcttaagattAAAGGGATTTTTAATCTGTTTGACTTTTgcaattaaatgttttatttctcaATAGCTTCCATTTAGATTCAACTTTTAAGAAATTAAACgattttattttacagaaaattcCATGGAAAGAACTTGCTAAGGCTCCTAGATTCCTCTCAGGCACCAGAGTCCAGGCAAGTCTGACAAGGTGGCTTTATTCCTGAAACTTGGGGACCTGATCCAAGAGGCTGGAAACCATGTTTCTTTTCCCAGCGCAGGCCGTTCACCTCcacaggactgtttccctgtctcctcCCCAGGAAAGTCGCCTCTCCGAGACGTGATAAAAAATTG contains:
- the Tlr5 gene encoding toll-like receptor 5; this encodes MADHLDLLLGVLLMASPVSGIPSCSSDGRIAFFRFCNLTEIPPVLNTTEKLLLSFNYIRTVTATSFPLLEQLQLLEMGSQFTPLSIDKEAFRNLPNLRILDLGKSQVDFLHPDAFQGLAHLFELRLFACGLSDVVLQDGYFRNLTSLIRLDLSYNQIGSLYLHPSFQELNSLKSIDFSFNQISILCEEELKPLQGKMLSLFRLKATYLYIRVSVDWEKCMNPFRNIRLETLDVSSNGWTVAITGNFSNAIRGSQISSLILTYHIMGSGFGFQNLKDPDENTFTGLETSSVKRLDLSHGYIFSLNPRLFKTLKDLKVLDLSYNKINRIAEKAFYGLENLQILNISCNLLGELYNSNFEGLRRVAYIDLQKNHIGIIQDQTFRFLKELHTLDLRDNALKTISFIPDLLTVFLGGNKLVTLPNVNFKANFIHLAENKLENLADLYELLRISQLQTLILNQNRFSSCSPSHAPSANRNLKQLFLGENMLQLVWETGFCWDVFKGLSQLQILYLNNNYLNFLPPGVFSDLTALRGLSLNSNRLTVLPSGSLPANLEILDISRNHLLSPDPGLFASLSMLDITHNEFICECELRTFISWLNQTNVTLLGSPADINCMYPNSLLGVSLYSVSMEDCDEEEVFKSLKFSLYILFIVTLTLFLVSVLIVAKFRGFCFICYKTAQRLLFHDRPQRIESDRYRYDAYLCFSSKDFEWVQNALLKHLDTQYSDRNRFHLCFEERDFVPGENHITNIQAAIWSSRKIICLVSRHFLRDGWCLEAFSYAQSRCLSDLSSVLIMVVVGSLSQYQLMKHQSIRGFIQKQQYLRWPEDLQDVGWFLNKLSQYILKKEKGKKEDSRIQLRSIATVS